A genomic segment from Streptosporangium roseum DSM 43021 encodes:
- a CDS encoding iron chelate uptake ABC transporter family permease subunit: MDGVPVRRAAGARPLASLAASGVLLASMLAALLIGAADIPPEKVALQLLDWLPFVSADSGLAPVEQGLLAEIRLPRVLLGAIVGGLLAIAGAGYQGVFRNPLADPYLLGAAAGAGLMTTTAIVFMKGDETALPIPAAAFAGAIGGVLLAYALGNVAGRGGGTATLVLAGVAVSSFLTAIQTFLQQLRVDELQRIYAWILGDVGGGWSQIALVAPYAVVSVVIMLLHGRLLDVLSVGDDEAVSLGLNVARVRLVVLLAASLATAAAVAVSGLIGFVGIVVPHVVRRLAGGSYRTVLPLSLIGGAAFLVLADLIARTVLAPAELPIGVVTAFVGAPFFVAVLRVTRRVET; encoded by the coding sequence ATGGACGGCGTCCCGGTACGGCGGGCGGCCGGGGCCCGTCCGCTGGCGTCGCTGGCGGCGTCGGGCGTCCTGCTGGCCAGCATGCTCGCCGCCCTGCTGATCGGCGCGGCGGACATCCCGCCGGAGAAGGTGGCGCTGCAACTGCTCGACTGGCTGCCGTTCGTCTCGGCCGACTCGGGGCTGGCGCCGGTCGAGCAGGGCCTGCTGGCGGAGATCCGGCTGCCCAGGGTCCTGCTCGGCGCGATCGTCGGCGGCCTGCTGGCCATCGCGGGCGCCGGGTACCAGGGCGTGTTCCGCAACCCGCTGGCCGACCCCTATCTCCTGGGAGCCGCCGCGGGCGCCGGTCTCATGACCACGACGGCGATCGTGTTCATGAAAGGCGACGAAACGGCCCTCCCCATCCCGGCCGCCGCGTTCGCGGGCGCCATCGGGGGCGTCCTGCTCGCCTACGCGCTGGGCAACGTCGCGGGCCGGGGCGGGGGCACCGCCACGCTGGTCCTCGCCGGCGTGGCCGTCTCGTCCTTCCTCACGGCCATCCAGACCTTCCTGCAGCAGCTCCGGGTGGACGAGCTCCAGCGCATCTACGCCTGGATCCTCGGCGATGTCGGCGGCGGCTGGAGCCAGATCGCACTGGTCGCCCCGTACGCCGTGGTCTCAGTGGTGATCATGCTGCTCCACGGCAGGCTGCTCGACGTGCTCTCGGTCGGCGACGACGAGGCGGTCAGCCTCGGCCTCAACGTCGCCCGCGTCCGGCTCGTCGTGCTGCTCGCCGCTTCCCTGGCCACCGCCGCGGCCGTCGCGGTGAGCGGGCTGATCGGCTTCGTCGGCATCGTGGTCCCGCATGTGGTCCGCCGCCTGGCCGGGGGCTCGTACCGGACGGTGCTCCCGCTCTCGCTGATCGGCGGCGCCGCCTTCCTGGTCCTCGCCGACCTGATCGCCCGGACCGTGCTGGCCCCGGCCGAGCTGCCCATCGGCGTGGTCACCGCCTTCGTCGGCGCGCCGTTCTTCGTCGCGGTGCTGCGCGTGACCAGGCGGGTGGAGACGTGA
- a CDS encoding ABC transporter ATP-binding protein, which produces MSHVRVRDLAVVLETRTVLSGVGFEVRGGDWLAVIGANGAGKSTLLRALAGVLPCSGEVLVDDTPVRRLRARDRARLLAYAPQAPALPVDMTVFDYALLGRTPYIPYLGRESRRDREVTASVLERLDLSSFASRTLGHLSGGERQRVVLARALVQQAPVLLLDEPTTALDLGHQQQVLELLDRLRLADGLTVVTTLHDLSLAGQYADSMMLIAGGRVAASGTPAEVLTERLIGEHFDARVRVGTGAGGRPQVHLERP; this is translated from the coding sequence GTGAGCCACGTCAGGGTGAGAGACCTCGCCGTCGTCCTGGAGACGCGGACCGTGCTGTCCGGCGTCGGGTTCGAGGTGCGGGGCGGTGACTGGCTGGCCGTCATCGGGGCCAACGGCGCGGGCAAGTCCACGCTGCTCAGGGCGCTCGCCGGGGTGCTGCCCTGCTCCGGCGAGGTGCTCGTCGACGACACGCCCGTCCGCAGGCTCAGGGCCAGGGACCGGGCCCGGCTGCTCGCCTACGCCCCGCAGGCCCCGGCGCTCCCGGTCGACATGACCGTGTTCGACTACGCCCTGCTGGGCCGCACGCCGTACATCCCCTATCTGGGCCGGGAGAGCCGCCGCGACCGCGAGGTGACGGCGTCGGTGCTGGAGCGACTCGACCTGTCGTCCTTCGCCTCCCGCACGCTGGGCCACCTGTCCGGGGGCGAGCGCCAGCGCGTCGTGCTCGCCAGGGCGCTGGTCCAGCAGGCTCCCGTGCTCCTGCTCGACGAGCCCACCACCGCCCTTGACCTGGGGCACCAGCAGCAGGTCCTGGAACTCCTCGACCGCCTCCGCCTGGCCGACGGGCTGACCGTGGTCACGACCCTGCACGACCTGAGCCTCGCCGGCCAGTACGCCGACTCGATGATGCTGATCGCCGGGGGCCGGGTGGCGGCCTCCGGCACCCCGGCCGAGGTGCTGACGGAGAGACTGATCGGCGAGCACTTCGACGCCCGCGTCCGTGTCGGGACCGGCGCCGGAGGCAGGCCCCAGGTTCATCTGGAGCGCCCTTGA
- a CDS encoding adenosylcobinamide amidohydrolase encodes MGVPVKLSHRDEDGARLASLLWEFGPGWRAISSAMVGGGIGPAGWVLNAQVIGGYARMDPVDHLLEMAPPGPGVGMLTAASVDHFTRAADGGAEAVATVGLRVPTWAAAPDGAADPELAPMYLPGTVNIIVAVPVAMSDAALVNAVMTVTEAKSQALLEAGFPCTGTASDAVCVAVRDDGPEELFGGPRSLWGARVARAVHDAVRRGALDWADRSDITLKSRLITESAV; translated from the coding sequence ATGGGAGTACCCGTGAAGCTGAGCCACCGTGACGAGGACGGGGCCCGGCTGGCCTCGCTGCTGTGGGAGTTCGGCCCCGGCTGGCGGGCGATCTCCTCGGCGATGGTCGGCGGCGGCATCGGCCCCGCCGGGTGGGTGCTCAACGCCCAGGTGATCGGCGGCTACGCGCGGATGGATCCGGTGGACCACCTGCTGGAGATGGCACCGCCGGGGCCCGGCGTCGGCATGCTGACCGCGGCGTCGGTGGACCACTTCACCCGGGCGGCGGACGGGGGAGCGGAGGCGGTGGCGACCGTCGGGCTACGGGTCCCCACCTGGGCCGCCGCCCCCGACGGCGCCGCCGATCCCGAACTCGCGCCCATGTATCTGCCGGGGACGGTCAACATCATCGTCGCCGTGCCGGTCGCGATGAGCGACGCCGCCCTGGTCAACGCGGTCATGACGGTGACCGAGGCCAAGTCCCAGGCGCTGCTGGAGGCCGGTTTCCCCTGCACGGGCACGGCCTCCGACGCCGTCTGCGTGGCCGTGCGCGACGACGGTCCCGAGGAACTGTTCGGCGGCCCCCGGTCGCTCTGGGGCGCCCGGGTCGCCCGCGCGGTCCACGACGCCGTACGGCGGGGCGCCCTCGACTGGGCCGATCGGAGCGATATCACGCTGAAGAGCCGTCTGATTACGGAAAGTGCCGTCTGA
- a CDS encoding Uma2 family endonuclease: MRIERPAAHVIRTVLPGRPPFTVADLLRFPDDGNRYELFEGSLLVSPPPTPVHQLVVMRLVRLLEEAGGPELAPLPRINLHVGTADFLVPDVAVVPGVLAAGAEAAFAPRDVVLAVEVVSPHTRRRDRVMKPSAYADARIPFYWRVEPAEGPAVYVHELDGEGYRLVRRCEAGQVATVTAPFRASFDPAVLARPPA, translated from the coding sequence GTGAGGATCGAGCGACCGGCCGCGCACGTGATCCGGACGGTTCTGCCGGGCAGGCCGCCGTTCACCGTCGCCGACCTGCTCCGGTTCCCCGACGACGGGAACCGGTACGAACTCTTCGAGGGGAGCCTCCTCGTGAGCCCGCCCCCCACCCCCGTGCACCAGCTCGTGGTCATGCGTCTGGTGCGCCTCCTGGAGGAGGCGGGCGGGCCGGAGCTCGCACCGCTCCCCCGGATCAACCTGCACGTCGGCACGGCCGACTTCCTCGTCCCGGACGTCGCCGTGGTGCCGGGCGTTCTGGCGGCAGGCGCGGAAGCGGCGTTCGCCCCCCGGGACGTGGTGCTCGCGGTCGAGGTGGTGAGCCCGCACACCCGCAGACGCGACCGCGTCATGAAGCCCAGCGCCTACGCCGACGCCCGCATCCCGTTCTACTGGCGGGTGGAGCCCGCCGAGGGGCCGGCGGTCTACGTCCACGAGCTGGACGGAGAGGGCTACCGCCTCGTCCGGAGGTGCGAGGCCGGGCAGGTCGCCACGGTCACCGCGCCCTTCCGGGCGAGCTTCGACCCCGCCGTGCTCGCCCGGCCGCCCGCGTAG
- a CDS encoding hydantoinase B/oxoprolinase family protein, producing the protein MNDTPATGTDGAASRGTGEPAPRAPGPHGDGGSGETDPRAPGPRGDGDARETDRHGPGPRGDGGARDALTAEVLRNALVVAAEEASIVVVRSAYSTFIVEGSDASAAILDAGGRLVAQSMATTLMNSMALKVALPELLADIPAGTMRPGDVFVLNDAYRGGVHTNDLLVYRPVFVGGVPAYFTATMIHVSDLGGLSAGGMAPLATDIFLEGLQLPPVRLATERGVEATVEAILRANSRTPDKVMGDVRALIAGTAVAAARVEALIAEYGPAGLAGRIDDYLDYTETRTRTALAALPAGRYEASYLIDDDGIDAGTPHTVRVAVILEPGAGAVLDFEGTGPQVPAAINSSSSQSLAAAVFAVRCFLDPSIAMNDGCLRAIEVRLPPGSLLNACSPYPCGGRFVPVYAAMEAIFQALSDAMPDRAIAASGILQPFSIAAVRAPYWIHLSYDFGGVGARQGKDGPDSTGVHFGIGRNSVPQAEPVETRCPLIVESVETVPDSGGPGRHRGGLGSRTVIRFLADAHVTTRGDRLRNAPPGRSGGLPGRVGGFYRRHPDGSLERLGSKVNNALFAAGEAFVIETTGGGGIGSPYDRPLDEIEADLRTGRITARGALTDYGVAVRDDGTVMREAG; encoded by the coding sequence GTGAACGACACCCCGGCGACCGGGACGGACGGCGCCGCGTCCCGCGGGACGGGCGAGCCGGCCCCTCGCGCCCCCGGCCCTCACGGAGACGGCGGTTCCGGCGAGACGGACCCTCGCGCCCCCGGCCCTCGGGGAGACGGGGATGCCCGCGAGACGGACCGCCACGGCCCCGGCCCTCGGGGAGACGGGGGCGCCCGCGACGCGCTGACCGCCGAGGTCCTGCGGAACGCGCTGGTGGTGGCCGCGGAGGAGGCCAGCATCGTGGTGGTGCGGTCGGCCTACTCCACGTTCATCGTCGAGGGGTCGGACGCGTCGGCGGCGATCCTCGACGCGGGCGGGCGCCTGGTCGCGCAGTCGATGGCCACCACGCTGATGAACAGCATGGCGCTCAAGGTGGCGCTGCCGGAGCTGCTGGCCGACATCCCGGCCGGGACCATGCGCCCCGGCGACGTGTTCGTGCTCAACGACGCCTACCGGGGTGGCGTGCACACCAACGACCTGCTCGTCTACCGGCCCGTCTTCGTCGGGGGCGTCCCCGCCTACTTCACCGCCACGATGATCCACGTCTCCGACCTCGGCGGCCTGTCGGCGGGCGGCATGGCGCCGCTGGCCACCGACATCTTCCTGGAGGGCCTGCAGCTCCCGCCCGTCCGGCTGGCCACCGAACGGGGCGTCGAGGCCACGGTCGAGGCGATCCTGCGGGCCAACAGCCGCACCCCGGACAAGGTCATGGGCGACGTGCGGGCGCTGATCGCGGGCACCGCCGTCGCCGCCGCCAGGGTCGAGGCGCTGATCGCCGAGTACGGCCCGGCCGGGCTCGCCGGGAGGATCGACGACTACCTGGACTACACCGAGACCAGGACCCGCACGGCCCTGGCCGCGCTCCCCGCCGGCCGCTACGAGGCCTCCTACCTGATCGACGACGACGGCATCGACGCCGGCACCCCGCACACGGTCAGGGTCGCGGTCATCCTGGAGCCCGGGGCCGGGGCCGTACTGGACTTCGAGGGCACCGGCCCCCAGGTCCCCGCGGCGATCAACTCCTCGTCGTCGCAGTCGCTGGCCGCCGCCGTGTTCGCGGTGCGGTGCTTCCTGGACCCGTCCATCGCGATGAACGACGGCTGCCTGCGGGCGATCGAGGTACGGCTGCCGCCCGGCTCGCTGCTGAACGCCTGCTCCCCCTATCCCTGCGGCGGCCGGTTCGTGCCCGTCTACGCGGCGATGGAGGCGATCTTCCAGGCGCTGTCGGACGCGATGCCCGACCGGGCGATCGCGGCGAGCGGGATCCTGCAGCCCTTCTCCATCGCCGCCGTGCGGGCGCCGTACTGGATCCACCTGTCCTACGACTTCGGCGGGGTCGGCGCCCGGCAGGGCAAGGACGGGCCGGACTCGACGGGCGTCCACTTCGGCATCGGCCGCAACTCGGTCCCCCAGGCCGAGCCGGTCGAGACCCGCTGCCCGCTGATCGTGGAGTCGGTGGAGACCGTCCCCGACTCGGGCGGCCCCGGCCGCCACCGCGGCGGGCTGGGCTCCCGGACGGTGATCCGCTTCCTGGCCGACGCCCACGTCACCACCCGTGGCGACCGGCTGCGCAACGCCCCACCCGGCCGTTCCGGCGGCCTGCCGGGACGGGTCGGCGGCTTCTACCGGCGGCACCCGGACGGCTCGCTCGAACGCCTGGGCTCCAAGGTGAACAACGCCCTCTTCGCCGCCGGAGAGGCGTTCGTGATCGAGACGACGGGAGGCGGGGGCATCGGTTCGCCGTACGACCGGCCGCTCGACGAGATCGAGGCAGACCTCAGGACGGGGAGGATCACCGCCCGGGGCGCGCTCACCGACTACGGCGTCGCCGTACGGGATGACGGCACGGTCATGCGGGAGGCGGGGTGA
- a CDS encoding hydantoinase/oxoprolinase family protein translates to MSHAIGVDVGGTFTDAVLSGPDGRMSVAKCLSTHDDPTDGIVTAVTAVLGRTDPSAVTRVVHATTLATNAVLERRGVRVAYVTTLGFRSAIPLGRYARVEEDRYDLRFDPPAPPVAAEDCFEVPERVNSRGEVLRPLDEAAVVRVGEEIARRGVTAVAVCLLHSYANPSHERRIAEILGALVPTVVISSEVWPELREYERATTTIMSAYVGPVMAGYLRRLTTRLAAVGITAPVHVMDSAGGVMSAELAARRAVTTIESGPAAGVLAAAATGYPDVISFDMGGTTAKTCVIRNGTPEITHEFHVGGKGSFGGRRAGTGVPVKTPAIDLAEVGAGGGSVAWVDPAGALRVGPRSAGSEPGPACYGLGGEEPTVTDANLVLGYLDPGSFAGGTMPLSRDLAEKAVDRRLAGPLGVSGAEAAHAVHEIANASMGSAVHVVTVQRGIDPAGFVMVAFGGAGPMHAARVASRFGISTVVVPAYCGVGSAAGLLSGDLSTDRVLSALDADPGQVFASLAAAAARDLGVSTDSPGVSVTRSADMRFTGQAHDLTVPWTDSPAELAGRFSARYLQVYGIAQEGPTEIVGYRVRVTQAAARTPRTPAPPGPPAPAGLSGAGTAGGGAGHPRRRRSAYFPETGGYVEVPVFTRAGLGEVAGPAIVEDAESTIVVPPGWTARLAETMSVILTEAAR, encoded by the coding sequence GTGAGCCACGCGATCGGGGTCGACGTCGGCGGGACGTTCACGGACGCGGTGCTCAGCGGGCCGGACGGGCGGATGTCCGTCGCCAAGTGCCTGAGCACCCACGACGACCCCACCGACGGGATCGTCACCGCGGTCACCGCGGTGCTGGGCCGTACCGACCCGTCGGCGGTGACCAGGGTCGTGCACGCCACCACGCTGGCCACCAACGCGGTCCTGGAGCGCCGGGGCGTCCGGGTGGCCTACGTCACGACCCTGGGCTTCCGCTCGGCGATCCCCCTCGGCCGGTACGCCCGGGTGGAGGAGGACCGCTACGACCTCCGCTTCGACCCGCCCGCCCCGCCGGTCGCGGCGGAGGACTGCTTCGAGGTGCCCGAGCGCGTGAACAGCCGCGGCGAGGTGCTGCGGCCACTGGACGAGGCGGCCGTGGTCCGGGTCGGCGAGGAGATCGCACGGCGGGGCGTCACCGCGGTCGCCGTCTGCCTGCTGCACTCCTACGCCAACCCGTCCCACGAGCGGCGGATCGCGGAGATCCTCGGGGCTCTGGTCCCGACCGTGGTGATCTCCTCGGAGGTCTGGCCGGAGCTGCGCGAGTACGAGCGGGCGACCACGACCATCATGTCCGCCTACGTCGGGCCGGTGATGGCGGGATACCTGCGGCGGCTGACCACGCGGCTGGCCGCCGTCGGGATCACCGCCCCGGTGCACGTGATGGACTCCGCCGGCGGCGTGATGTCGGCCGAGCTGGCCGCGCGCCGGGCCGTGACCACGATCGAGTCCGGGCCCGCGGCGGGGGTGCTGGCCGCGGCCGCGACAGGGTATCCGGACGTGATCTCCTTCGACATGGGCGGGACGACGGCCAAGACCTGCGTGATCAGGAACGGCACGCCGGAGATCACCCACGAGTTCCACGTCGGCGGCAAGGGCAGCTTCGGCGGCCGCCGGGCCGGGACCGGGGTGCCGGTCAAGACCCCCGCCATCGACCTGGCCGAGGTGGGCGCCGGAGGGGGCAGCGTCGCGTGGGTGGACCCGGCCGGCGCCCTGCGGGTCGGACCGAGGTCGGCGGGCTCCGAGCCCGGTCCGGCCTGTTACGGCCTGGGCGGCGAGGAGCCGACGGTGACCGACGCCAACCTGGTTCTCGGCTACCTCGACCCCGGCTCCTTCGCCGGGGGGACGATGCCGCTGTCCCGGGATCTCGCCGAGAAGGCCGTCGACCGGCGCCTGGCCGGGCCGCTGGGGGTGTCCGGTGCCGAGGCCGCGCACGCGGTTCACGAGATCGCCAACGCCTCGATGGGGTCGGCCGTGCACGTGGTCACCGTGCAGCGCGGCATCGACCCGGCCGGTTTCGTCATGGTCGCCTTCGGCGGCGCGGGACCCATGCACGCCGCCCGGGTCGCCTCCCGCTTCGGCATCTCCACCGTGGTCGTCCCGGCGTACTGCGGCGTCGGCTCGGCGGCCGGCCTGCTCTCCGGCGACCTGTCCACCGACCGCGTCCTGTCCGCCCTGGACGCCGACCCCGGACAGGTCTTCGCCTCCCTCGCCGCGGCGGCCGCCCGCGACCTCGGGGTGAGCACGGACTCGCCCGGCGTGTCCGTCACGCGCTCGGCCGACATGCGCTTCACCGGGCAGGCCCACGACCTCACCGTCCCGTGGACCGACTCCCCCGCCGAGCTGGCCGGCCGCTTCTCCGCCCGCTACCTGCAGGTGTACGGCATAGCCCAGGAGGGCCCCACGGAGATCGTCGGCTACCGCGTCCGCGTCACCCAGGCCGCCGCCCGCACTCCCCGCACCCCCGCCCCTCCCGGCCCGCCCGCTCCCGCCGGCCTCTCCGGCGCCGGTACGGCGGGCGGCGGGGCCGGGCACCCCCGGAGGAGGCGGAGTGCCTACTTCCCCGAGACGGGCGGGTACGTGGAGGTGCCGGTGTTCACCCGGGCCGGCCTCGGAGAGGTCGCCGGGCCGGCGATCGTCGAGGACGCCGAGTCGACGATCGTGGTGCCCCCCGGATGGACGGCCCGGCTCGCGGAGACCATGAGCGTGATCCTCACGGAGGCGGCCAGGTGA
- a CDS encoding trypsin-like peptidase domain-containing protein: MRRSGSALTLLGGLVLAVAAMTPALAHEHPSGITDLVTPAVVRVEAKARVDITLLDHIGELVHVERSYEVPIGTGTGTVVTPEGGVVTLTRVVRTDKDIAVYAANKIFAEHHKVKIPADFERHKIKNDQLNHHLQECYPPKQPTATCIVDITTEIHVFPNISPPDKEGFKAEIVRADSRPDGPAVLMSVGRADGGAGLPTAPLAATVPDKEGSPVAVAGFTGRPAVNLPETVDIAHLRAGGAGTGGRQFKDPENKVDEPVKLGALIDKGLIGGPVIEDKKGEVVGLLVGGGKDGRMIGVREISKALAEAKVAPRRGPIDAAFEQALTRFHTKYYGDAVPAFQRVLDLYPGHTVAAAHLKTAQQKRGTAEDEGVRKAGAPGGDEGGEPPLWPFLAAGGVLVAAVLAGALLLWRRRSPPGPEEGPPGNGHLGTTRPGDTRPGTTPVPIAGPPPAPRRSPLDETADPTVVVSRSFPALPKTPPTSPGQPVLVARDPGAKPADPAAHRHPGAKPSDTAAQKYCTACGMRLGPAHRFCGYCGHPSET; this comes from the coding sequence ATGCGGCGGTCCGGATCTGCTCTGACCCTCCTCGGCGGCCTCGTGCTCGCGGTCGCCGCCATGACGCCTGCCCTGGCGCACGAGCATCCCAGCGGGATCACCGACCTGGTGACCCCCGCGGTGGTCCGGGTCGAGGCGAAGGCGCGCGTCGACATCACCCTGCTGGACCACATCGGCGAGCTGGTCCACGTGGAGCGGAGCTACGAGGTGCCCATCGGCACCGGCACCGGCACCGTCGTCACCCCCGAGGGCGGTGTCGTCACCCTCACGCGGGTCGTCAGGACCGACAAGGACATCGCGGTGTACGCCGCGAACAAGATCTTCGCCGAGCACCACAAGGTCAAGATCCCCGCGGACTTCGAGCGGCACAAGATCAAGAACGACCAGCTCAACCACCACCTGCAGGAGTGCTACCCGCCCAAGCAGCCCACCGCGACCTGCATCGTCGACATCACCACCGAGATCCACGTCTTCCCCAACATCTCCCCTCCCGACAAGGAGGGGTTCAAGGCCGAGATCGTCCGCGCCGACTCCAGGCCCGACGGCCCCGCCGTGCTGATGTCCGTCGGGCGGGCCGACGGCGGCGCGGGCCTGCCCACGGCGCCGCTCGCGGCCACGGTGCCCGACAAGGAGGGCTCGCCGGTGGCGGTCGCCGGGTTCACCGGGCGGCCCGCCGTGAACCTGCCGGAGACCGTGGACATCGCCCACCTGCGAGCCGGGGGCGCCGGTACGGGCGGGCGGCAGTTCAAGGACCCCGAGAACAAGGTCGACGAGCCGGTGAAGCTGGGCGCCCTCATCGACAAGGGCCTGATCGGCGGCCCGGTGATCGAGGACAAGAAGGGCGAGGTCGTCGGGCTGCTGGTCGGCGGCGGCAAGGACGGCCGGATGATCGGCGTCCGGGAGATCTCCAAGGCGCTGGCCGAGGCCAAGGTCGCGCCCAGGCGCGGCCCGATCGACGCCGCCTTCGAACAGGCGCTGACCCGCTTCCACACCAAGTACTACGGCGACGCCGTGCCCGCCTTCCAGCGCGTCCTCGACCTGTATCCGGGGCACACCGTGGCGGCGGCGCACCTGAAGACGGCCCAGCAGAAGCGCGGCACCGCGGAGGACGAAGGGGTCAGGAAGGCCGGCGCCCCCGGCGGCGACGAGGGTGGCGAGCCGCCGCTGTGGCCGTTCCTGGCCGCCGGCGGCGTGCTGGTGGCGGCCGTGCTGGCCGGCGCGCTGCTGCTCTGGAGACGCAGGTCCCCGCCGGGGCCGGAGGAGGGGCCGCCCGGCAACGGCCACCTCGGCACCACCCGGCCGGGGGACACCCGGCCCGGGACGACTCCCGTGCCGATCGCCGGCCCGCCGCCCGCGCCGCGGCGCTCGCCGCTCGACGAGACGGCCGATCCCACGGTCGTGGTCAGCCGATCCTTCCCCGCCCTGCCCAAGACGCCCCCCACCTCGCCCGGTCAGCCCGTGCTGGTCGCCCGGGACCCCGGGGCCAAGCCCGCCGACCCGGCCGCCCACCGGCATCCCGGCGCCAAGCCCTCGGACACGGCGGCCCAGAAGTACTGCACCGCCTGCGGGATGCGGCTGGGCCCCGCGCACCGCTTCTGCGGCTACTGCGGCCACCCCTCCGAGACGTGA
- a CDS encoding serine/threonine protein kinase → MNERALIGQEVAGYHVEDIIGKGGMAVVYLAVDSRLNRRVALKILNPLLGEDDRFRQRFVLESRTVASIDHPNIIPIYEADSAEDGTLYIAMRYVDGPDLRRLFYDRGPMPISQVNRIFAQVAAALDTAHAHDLIHRDVKPANILIAGHTEGDHAYLTDFGITKHRTSISGLTQTNQFIGTPRYMSPEQINKEHIDGRCDQYGLACVVYEALAGRLPFQRDNEIALLWAHLAESPTPLSTLRPELPMEVDGVMARALAKSPEQRYDTCTQFVAELRDAISGQSYQLSQSARPVKPVKENRGPRSGGRGILIGAGVAIVAIIALLGVLAAFLRGGGDAWVPYAGSAAVPIGFEHPEDWTPRPHADVFMVASPKAGEFDALFATPVTADWAAVNEIIKDTPEEATGIYAQTLDTLDPRGGAQQLQETLQSSLPGTVNVYSEVVQVLVGGKPAVRLEGSITDPQRGGKLEFTGWAVERPDEPALMIYFCAPGTCDDALANRLVRSVSFPAS, encoded by the coding sequence GTGAACGAAAGAGCCCTGATCGGCCAGGAGGTGGCCGGCTACCACGTCGAGGACATCATCGGCAAAGGCGGCATGGCCGTGGTCTACCTCGCGGTGGACTCCCGGCTCAACCGCCGGGTGGCGCTGAAGATCCTCAACCCGCTGCTGGGTGAGGACGACCGCTTCCGCCAGCGGTTCGTGCTGGAGTCGCGGACGGTCGCGAGCATCGACCACCCCAACATCATCCCCATCTACGAGGCCGACTCCGCCGAGGACGGCACGCTCTACATCGCGATGCGCTACGTCGACGGCCCCGACCTGCGCCGCCTCTTCTACGACCGGGGGCCGATGCCGATCAGCCAGGTCAACCGGATCTTCGCGCAGGTGGCCGCCGCGCTGGACACCGCGCACGCGCACGACCTGATCCACCGCGACGTCAAGCCCGCCAACATCCTGATCGCCGGTCACACCGAGGGAGACCACGCCTACCTCACCGACTTCGGCATCACCAAGCACCGCACCTCGATCTCCGGGCTGACCCAGACCAACCAGTTCATCGGCACCCCCCGCTACATGTCTCCCGAGCAGATCAACAAGGAGCACATCGACGGCCGCTGCGACCAGTACGGCCTGGCCTGCGTGGTCTACGAGGCGCTGGCCGGGCGGCTGCCGTTCCAGCGCGACAACGAGATCGCGCTGCTCTGGGCGCATCTGGCCGAGTCGCCCACGCCGCTCAGCACGCTCCGGCCCGAGCTCCCGATGGAGGTCGACGGCGTCATGGCCCGGGCACTGGCCAAGTCGCCCGAGCAGCGCTACGACACCTGCACGCAGTTCGTCGCCGAGCTCCGTGACGCGATCAGCGGCCAGTCCTACCAGCTCAGCCAGAGCGCCCGGCCGGTGAAGCCGGTGAAGGAGAACAGGGGGCCCCGATCCGGCGGCCGGGGCATCCTCATCGGCGCGGGAGTCGCGATCGTGGCGATCATCGCGCTGCTGGGGGTTCTCGCGGCCTTCCTGCGGGGCGGCGGCGACGCCTGGGTGCCCTACGCCGGCTCGGCCGCCGTGCCGATCGGGTTCGAGCACCCCGAGGACTGGACCCCGCGCCCGCACGCGGATGTGTTCATGGTGGCCTCGCCGAAGGCGGGGGAGTTCGACGCGCTGTTCGCCACGCCGGTCACCGCCGACTGGGCGGCCGTCAACGAGATCATCAAGGACACGCCGGAGGAGGCCACCGGCATCTACGCGCAGACCCTCGACACCCTCGATCCCCGCGGCGGCGCACAGCAGCTCCAGGAGACCCTGCAGTCCTCGCTGCCCGGTACGGTCAACGTCTACTCCGAGGTGGTCCAGGTGCTGGTGGGCGGCAAGCCCGCCGTACGGCTGGAGGGGTCGATCACGGATCCGCAGCGCGGCGGCAAGCTGGAGTTCACGGGATGGGCAGTGGAACGGCCGGACGAACCCGCACTTATGATCTACTTCTGTGCGCCCGGCACGTGTGACGACGCGCTCGCCAACCGGCTCGTGCGGAGCGTGTCCTTCCCGGCCTCGTGA